AGCGCGAAGGCGGGCCAGCGTTTCTGTTGGTGGAGGCGCCGCCTCCACGCCTCCGCAAGAGGGTTACCACCCTCTCGACTCCCTCATAGCGCTTGACCTTGCAGGCAAGGTCAAGCGCGGATGCGAGGTACAGGCGTGCAAACCCCCTGCTGGGGTGTGGGTTTGATCCCAAAGAAAGCACAACCAGGGCTAGAGTGACTTGAGTGTTTCGAGGGCTTCGCTGACGTGGTCCTTGACCATCACCTGTGAGTTGAAGACGTGGCGGATAATGCCCTCGCTGTCAATCACAAACGTGACGCGTCCACGAAACAGCCCCATCCAACGCGGGATGCTATAGAGCTTCTGGAGCGATCCGTCGCTGTCGGAGAGCAGCGTATAGGTCAGGCGGAAGCGTTTGGCGAAGCTCTCCTGCGTGTCGACGCTGTCCATGCTGATGCCGATGACTTCCGCGCCGGCATCCTTGAAGACTTCGTGGCTGTCGCGGAAGGCGCAGGCCTCCGCAGTGCAGCCCGCGGAAAAGGACTTGGGGTAGAAGAAAAGCACGACGTGCTTTTTGCCGCG
This DNA window, taken from Candidatus Flexicrinis proximus, encodes the following:
- a CDS encoding peroxiredoxin → MTLVQDAATTGAEVGNFAPDFTASDQNGNPVTLSQFRGKKHVVLFFYPKSFSAGCTAEACAFRDSHEVFKDAGAEVIGISMDSVDTQESFAKRFRLTYTLLSDSDGSLQKLYSIPRWMGLFRGRVTFVIDSEGIIRHVFNSQVMVKDHVSEALETLKSL